Proteins found in one Quercus robur chromosome 2, dhQueRobu3.1, whole genome shotgun sequence genomic segment:
- the LOC126697889 gene encoding uncharacterized protein LOC126697889 produces the protein MQEPDVQIEGVNVAFKEPVHKILERIKNEPFFTWPNKMGGDPSRRNQNLYCTYHRDKGHTTVQCRVLKDHLRQLVKAGYLKDFIADSAHQEAGLGVQQKRNPLPPPLGVIEVIHAAPRGTVATKRVLTVACTGGGPAEKKKKVGRLKISFGEDDLEGTVQPHDDTLVVTAQIGGFLVKRVMIDQGSGADVMYPDLFEGLGVMTRR, from the coding sequence ATGCAAGAACCAGATGTGCAAATTGAAGGGGTAAATGTGGCATTTAAGgagcccgtgcacaaaatcTTGGAGCGGATCAAGAACGAGCCATTTTTCACatggccaaacaaaatggggggcgacccatctcggaggaaccaaaacctgTACTGCACCTACCACAGAGACAAGGGACACACCACCGTGCAGTGTCGAGTACTAAAGGATCACCTCAGGCAGCTGGTAAAGGCAGGGTACCTGAAAGACTTCATTGCAGACTCCGCTCACCAAGAAGCCGGACTGGGCgtccaacagaaaaggaaccccctCCCGCCTCCACTGGGGGTAATCGAAGTCATCCATGCTGCACCAAGAGGGACGGTAGCAACAAAAAGGGTATTGACAGTGGCTTGCACGGGGGGAGGGCCAGccgagaagaaaaagaaagttggacggctTAAAATCTCGTTCGGGGAAGACGATTTGGAAGGAACAGTCCAACCCCATGACGACACTTTGGTGGTCACGGCCCAGATAGGCGGgttcctggtgaagagggtaaTGATTGATCAAGGGAGCGGGGCAGACGTCATGTACCcagacctcttcgaagggctcggagTTATGACACGCCGCTAG
- the LOC126713432 gene encoding late embryogenesis abundant protein At1g64065-like produces MAEKMNQQEYPLAPATRQSRSDEESGTLRSEELKRKKRIKLAIYIAAFAVFQTIVILVFALTVMRVKTPKVRLGTDVTFQNFSAGTQASPSFDLSFTTQVGVKNTNFGPYKFDSTIATFMYQGVTVGQVTIPKGKAGLRSTKKVGVIVNVDSNTLSSTAGLGSELGAGVLTLNSQSFKYFYPVLILSFLDLPS; encoded by the coding sequence ATGGCAGAGAAAATGAACCAGCAGGAGTACCCATTGGCACCAGCAACTAGGCAGTCCAGAAGTGATGAAGAGTCTGGCACTTTAAGATCAGAGGAGCTCAAGCGAAAGAAAAGGATCAAGTTGGCCATATATATTGCTGCTTTTGCTGTGTTTCAGACCATTGTCATCTTGGTGTTTGCACTCACTGTGATGCGTGTTAAGACCCCTAAGGTCAGATTGGGCACTGATGTCACGTTCCAGAACTTCAGCGCTGGTACCCAAGCATCACCTTCCTTTGACTTGAGCTTCACAACCCAAGTTGGAGTTAAGAACACAAACTTTGGTCCCTACAAATTTGATAGCACCATTGCCACGTTCATGTACCAGGGTGTGACAGTGGGGCAAGTCACTATTCCTAAGGGTAAAGCTGGGCTGCGTTCGACCAAAAAAGTTGGTGTCATAGTTAATGTGGATTCAAATACCCTGTCAAGCACTGCTGGTCTTGGAAGTGAGTTAGGTGCTGGTGTATTAACTCTGAACAGCCagtcttttaaatatttttacccAGTGCTTATCCTCAGTTTTTTGGACCTCCCAAGCTAG